One Jeotgalibaca porci genomic region harbors:
- the uxuA gene encoding mannonate dehydratase, which produces MEMTLRWFGEDFDSVSLKNIRQIPGVTGIVSTLYDTKPGEVWPLERIRNLKKTIEASGLRLAGIESVNIHDAIKAGLPERDKYIENYIKTLENLGEAGIDMICYNFMPVFDWTRSDLAKVLPDGSTVLSYDQALIDKINPDSIADQMNKKAQGFELPGWEPERMAQIKELFAIYETVTEEQLFDNLVYFLNKIMPTCEKYGIRMAIHPDDPAWPVFGLPRIINSEANITKLLEAVPNPLNGITFCTGSLGSNPENDLISTIYAVKGRIHFAHLRNIKYHGYQKFDEASHLSSDGSLDMVAIIKALRDSGFDSIIRPDHGRQIWDEISMPGYGLYDRALGVAYMNGIWETLEKVSN; this is translated from the coding sequence ATGGAAATGACACTCCGTTGGTTTGGAGAAGATTTTGATAGCGTCAGCCTTAAAAACATCCGGCAAATACCAGGCGTGACTGGAATCGTTTCAACATTATATGATACAAAACCAGGTGAAGTGTGGCCTTTAGAACGGATTCGTAATCTGAAAAAAACGATAGAAGCATCGGGATTACGGCTTGCTGGTATTGAGAGTGTTAATATTCATGATGCAATAAAGGCAGGACTCCCGGAGCGGGATAAATATATTGAAAATTATATTAAAACGTTGGAAAATTTAGGTGAAGCGGGCATTGATATGATTTGTTATAACTTCATGCCTGTATTCGACTGGACGCGTTCGGACTTAGCTAAAGTACTGCCGGACGGTTCAACAGTGTTATCTTACGACCAAGCATTAATTGATAAAATAAATCCAGATTCAATTGCGGATCAAATGAATAAAAAAGCGCAAGGTTTCGAGTTACCAGGATGGGAACCGGAACGAATGGCTCAAATAAAAGAACTGTTCGCTATTTATGAGACGGTTACTGAAGAGCAGTTATTTGATAATTTGGTTTATTTCTTAAATAAGATCATGCCAACGTGTGAGAAGTATGGAATCCGAATGGCTATACATCCGGATGACCCGGCTTGGCCAGTATTTGGCTTGCCGCGAATTATTAACTCTGAGGCAAATATAACCAAATTATTAGAAGCCGTGCCGAATCCATTGAACGGGATTACATTTTGTACGGGATCGTTGGGCTCTAATCCAGAGAACGACTTAATCAGTACGATTTATGCGGTTAAAGGCCGCATTCATTTTGCACATTTACGAAACATCAAATACCATGGCTATCAAAAATTCGATGAAGCCTCTCATTTATCTAGCGACGGCTCGTTAGATATGGTAGCGATTATTAAAGCACTACGGGACTCAGGCTTTGACAGCATTATTCGTCCGGATCATGGCCGTCAAATTTGGGATGAAATATCCATGCCAGGATACGGACTTTACGACCGAGCACTTGGTGTTGCTTATATGAATGGCATTTGGGAAACATTAGAGAAAGTGTCCAATTAG
- a CDS encoding mannitol dehydrogenase family protein, with amino-acid sequence MLLNQQELENKEQWTEAGIRVPTFDRAAVKRQTETAPTWLHLGPGNIFRAFPAMLMQKLLDLKQVDTGIVVAEGYDYEIVDIMKQQNDNLSLLVTLKTDGNIEKSVVGSIMESLKIDRESKEDYQRLVAIFENRTLQMVSFTITEKGYSLTDSRGNYGQQIVEDFTNGPEVAESYIGKVAALLHCRFLAGQLPLAFVSMDNMSHNGDILKSAIHTFASNWQENGLVTPEFVAYVNDPEKVSFPWSMIDKITPRPDETVAQMLRKDGFEEVDYKITQKNTYTAAFVNAEETEYLVIEDAFPNGRPPLDKVGVIFTDRHTVNQVETMKVTTCLNPIHTALAIFGCLLGYERISDEMKNPLLKKLAEKVGYQEGLPVVVDPGIINPKEFIDEVVGVRLPNPFIPDTPQRIATDTSQKLAIRFGKTIESYLNSDTYDVASLEAIPFVLAGWLRYLLGVDDTGKVFEKSSDPRMTEVSAFVKDIKIGDTTIDRLNLGALLKDKTIFGVDLVAVNMADKVLDLFEEMIASEGAVEKTLRKIVE; translated from the coding sequence ATGCTACTGAACCAACAAGAACTTGAGAATAAAGAACAATGGACAGAAGCCGGAATCCGCGTGCCAACATTTGATCGTGCGGCTGTAAAAAGACAAACAGAAACGGCTCCAACTTGGCTCCATTTGGGACCAGGAAATATTTTCCGTGCTTTCCCGGCAATGTTAATGCAAAAACTTTTAGACCTTAAGCAAGTGGATACCGGTATTGTTGTCGCAGAGGGCTACGATTATGAAATCGTTGATATTATGAAACAGCAGAATGATAACCTTTCACTGCTGGTGACTTTGAAAACAGATGGTAATATTGAGAAGAGTGTTGTCGGCAGTATCATGGAATCGTTAAAAATCGACCGTGAATCCAAAGAAGATTACCAACGCTTGGTAGCGATTTTCGAAAATAGAACGTTACAAATGGTTTCTTTTACTATTACGGAAAAAGGCTATTCACTAACAGATAGTCGCGGTAATTATGGGCAACAAATAGTGGAAGACTTCACGAATGGCCCGGAAGTCGCAGAAAGCTATATCGGCAAAGTTGCGGCACTTTTACACTGTCGTTTTCTGGCAGGACAGTTGCCCCTTGCATTTGTGAGCATGGATAACATGTCTCATAACGGAGACATTTTAAAGAGCGCAATCCATACCTTCGCAAGCAATTGGCAAGAGAATGGTCTGGTTACACCAGAGTTTGTCGCATATGTGAATGATCCCGAAAAAGTCTCATTCCCTTGGTCGATGATTGATAAGATTACACCAAGGCCAGATGAAACGGTAGCACAAATGTTACGTAAAGATGGCTTTGAGGAAGTCGACTATAAAATAACGCAAAAAAATACCTACACTGCGGCTTTTGTAAATGCAGAGGAAACGGAATATTTAGTAATTGAAGATGCTTTCCCGAATGGCAGACCACCGCTAGACAAAGTAGGGGTTATTTTTACCGATCGCCACACGGTTAATCAAGTGGAAACGATGAAAGTGACAACCTGTCTGAATCCGATTCATACAGCGCTGGCTATTTTCGGCTGTTTATTAGGCTATGAGCGTATTTCTGATGAAATGAAGAATCCCTTACTGAAGAAACTTGCGGAAAAGGTAGGCTATCAGGAGGGACTTCCCGTTGTTGTAGACCCTGGTATTATCAATCCAAAGGAATTTATCGATGAAGTTGTGGGCGTGAGATTGCCGAATCCGTTTATTCCGGATACACCGCAAAGAATTGCGACCGATACGTCACAAAAATTGGCGATTCGTTTTGGGAAAACGATTGAATCCTACCTAAACTCTGATACCTATGACGTAGCGAGCTTGGAAGCTATCCCATTCGTCTTAGCTGGTTGGCTACGTTATTTGCTGGGAGTAGACGATACCGGTAAGGTATTTGAGAAGAGTTCAGACCCCCGTATGACAGAAGTATCTGCATTTGTTAAAGATATCAAAATAGGTGATACGACAATCGATCGTCTTAATCTTGGGGCGTTGTTGAAAGACAAAACGATTTTCGGCGTAGATTTAGTAGCAGTAAATATGGCGGATAAGGTACTGGATTTATTTGAAGAAATGATTGCATCAGAAGGTGCTGTAGAGAAGACGTTGCGTAAAATTGTTGAATAA
- a CDS encoding ROK family protein — protein MIIDRYKIREQNETLVLSTIIHNASISRAHISQLTGLNKASTSAIVKDLIDESLVIEIGTGDSTSVGGRRPIQLSLNKNAGFSLSIDLGYDYISSMLTNLNGEIIAEFKEKNFYVRKDNVIEKIKQTIRSYETYYLDCKFRLIGVTLAIHGIVDQEDIIFTPYYDLDQIDLAFELQQALDMPVYVENEANLTALAETSFSTNKLNLVSVSIHSGIGAGIIINGELYHGRNGHSGEVGHMILYPHGVACPCGNKGCLEQYCSEKAILQQYRLLKADDTRTLYDLAEDYDAGDKDVITFIEKAAHEISIGIRNIISGFAPGVVYINSPLTRKLPFLLTLINNCIRSKFSKEVPILTSEIGATASLLGAAVLNLQNFFNIPHLHFSEEPLEKLTPVL, from the coding sequence ATGATAATTGACCGTTACAAAATTAGAGAGCAAAATGAAACGTTGGTCTTATCAACCATTATCCATAATGCCAGCATTTCGCGCGCTCATATTTCACAGCTTACTGGCTTAAATAAAGCATCCACCTCAGCAATTGTTAAAGATTTAATTGATGAATCACTGGTAATAGAGATTGGTACTGGTGATAGTACGTCCGTAGGTGGCCGACGCCCTATCCAACTGTCACTCAATAAAAATGCTGGCTTTTCGTTAAGTATTGATCTGGGATACGACTATATTTCGTCGATGCTGACGAACTTGAATGGTGAAATAATTGCAGAATTCAAAGAGAAGAACTTTTATGTCCGCAAAGATAACGTGATTGAAAAGATTAAACAAACCATTCGCTCTTATGAAACATATTATTTAGATTGTAAATTCCGTTTAATCGGTGTTACCCTTGCTATCCATGGAATTGTCGACCAAGAAGATATTATTTTTACTCCTTACTATGATTTGGATCAAATTGATTTAGCCTTCGAATTGCAGCAAGCCTTGGATATGCCTGTTTATGTTGAGAACGAAGCGAATTTGACAGCCTTGGCCGAAACATCTTTTTCTACTAATAAACTGAACCTGGTCAGCGTCAGTATCCACAGCGGAATTGGAGCAGGCATCATTATTAACGGCGAGCTTTACCATGGCCGAAACGGGCACAGTGGAGAAGTCGGCCATATGATTCTCTATCCTCATGGTGTTGCGTGCCCGTGCGGGAATAAAGGGTGTTTAGAACAGTACTGTTCCGAAAAAGCAATTCTGCAGCAATATCGCCTTTTAAAAGCAGATGACACGCGTACACTGTATGATTTAGCGGAGGACTATGATGCAGGAGACAAAGATGTCATAACGTTCATCGAAAAGGCCGCCCACGAAATCAGCATCGGTATCCGTAATATTATTTCTGGCTTTGCTCCCGGCGTAGTCTATATCAATAGTCCACTCACACGTAAATTACCTTTTCTACTAACCTTGATTAATAACTGCATCCGCAGTAAATTTTCGAAAGAAGTTCCGATTCTGACTTCAGAAATCGGAGCAACAGCATCCTTACTTGGTGCAGCGGTTCTTAATTTACAAAACTTTTTTAATATTCCTCATCTTCATTTTTCCGAAGAACCGTTAGAAAAATTAACACCAGTCCTTTAA
- a CDS encoding endo-1,4-beta-xylanase produces MTDHLIIPRLKEVFHDSFRIGAAVNDFTLETREEVLAKHFNSLTAENSMKFVSIQEEEGVFDFSEGNRIVAFAKANDMVVRGHTLVWHNQTPEWVFYTDKDKTTLASKELLLERMTTHIQTVMKHYEDSILCWDVVNEAIEDKEGMRLRESLWYKIMGEDFIDQAFRIAHAANPKAQLFYNDYNESTPEKVEKIYTTVKGMLERGVPVHGIGLQCHWNLNNPSLTDIEQAIEKYASLGVRLHITEMDVSVFDFEDRRTDLLRPTEEQLELQAKRYEAFFKIFRAHSDVIDSVTFWGVDDAYTWLDGFPVPDRKNWPFLLDEKSEPKPAFWRVVNTLEEK; encoded by the coding sequence ATGACAGACCACTTAATTATTCCACGTTTAAAAGAAGTTTTTCACGATTCTTTTCGAATCGGTGCTGCCGTAAATGATTTTACACTTGAAACGAGAGAAGAAGTCTTAGCTAAGCATTTTAATAGTTTAACGGCAGAAAACAGCATGAAATTTGTAAGCATTCAGGAAGAAGAGGGCGTTTTCGACTTTTCAGAAGGAAACCGTATTGTGGCTTTTGCAAAAGCGAATGACATGGTTGTACGCGGACATACCCTTGTGTGGCATAATCAGACACCAGAATGGGTCTTTTACACCGATAAAGATAAAACCACATTGGCATCTAAAGAGCTCCTGTTAGAACGTATGACGACTCACATTCAAACGGTGATGAAGCATTACGAAGACTCAATCCTTTGTTGGGATGTTGTAAATGAAGCGATTGAGGATAAAGAAGGCATGCGTCTACGCGAATCCTTATGGTATAAGATTATGGGTGAGGACTTTATAGACCAAGCGTTCCGAATTGCACATGCTGCAAATCCCAAGGCACAATTGTTCTACAATGATTACAACGAATCAACACCTGAGAAAGTTGAAAAGATTTATACAACAGTCAAAGGAATGTTAGAACGAGGGGTTCCAGTACATGGGATTGGGTTACAATGCCACTGGAACTTAAATAACCCTTCACTGACGGATATTGAGCAAGCGATTGAAAAATATGCGTCACTTGGCGTGCGCCTCCATATAACAGAAATGGATGTATCCGTATTTGATTTTGAAGACAGAAGAACAGATTTATTGCGTCCGACCGAAGAGCAGTTGGAACTGCAAGCCAAGCGTTACGAGGCATTCTTCAAAATATTCAGAGCACACAGTGATGTAATTGATTCAGTCACATTTTGGGGAGTGGATGATGCATATACGTGGCTAGACGGCTTTCCTGTTCCAGACAGAAAAAATTGGCCGTTCTTATTAGATGAAAAGAGTGAACCAAAGCCAGCATTCTGGCGTGTTGTTAACACATTAGAGGAGAAATAA
- a CDS encoding sialate O-acetylesterase, giving the protein MEKQTMFKLPPIISDGMVVQQNKPICFWGFDVPNQHMYISLENETVETTAGADGSWKVYFSERTAGGPYTANIRGSEERSLSDIYIGEVWLAGGQSNMEMLLDRAHDLYETEIETMQLPLVREFRVPIEFDFSGPQELSKLSGKWRTATPDNTLEMSALGTFFAENLHRKLNVPVGILMTAVGGTPIEAWMTADDLTDYPEATDKLEKLQTAGWIEDVTKRDEKRVQKWYEKVEKLEKTQDPYDHWTEPAFDDSGWEKITVPGMLKGTSVGSEAGAIWFRQNFQVEDLNLFEQKARLNLGALIDYDEVWLNGVPIGKTEYRYPPRKYPVPKGVIQLGENVLAVRLLINGDNGGFVGGPGKEYLLEGDGEPINLAGVWKAKRVAKVDALAQITFIQYGPTGVHNSMLYPLKDYPIAGFLFYQGESNTGAPEVYADLMKRMVGRWRLHWNDHTLPFLYVQLTNYSDPLAQEDDRMWGALRLQQAEVERTVPRTNMTVSIDIGEANDLHPHNKKTLANRMAADALHETYRQEEKITKPHLQDVVQKHDNVVLTFDTEIQQMNANTYMEVLTADGDWQEVSVKTDKTTVLLSLPNTTSIRGVRYAYLNNPENPALFSKDGYPVGPFLWEK; this is encoded by the coding sequence ATGGAAAAACAAACAATGTTTAAATTACCTCCGATTATCAGCGATGGTATGGTCGTCCAACAGAATAAACCGATTTGTTTTTGGGGGTTCGATGTACCAAATCAACACATGTATATCAGCTTAGAAAATGAAACAGTGGAAACGACAGCCGGAGCAGATGGCAGTTGGAAAGTCTATTTCAGCGAAAGAACTGCGGGCGGTCCTTATACTGCAAATATTCGCGGTAGTGAGGAACGCTCACTATCCGACATTTACATTGGTGAAGTCTGGCTAGCAGGGGGCCAGTCCAATATGGAAATGCTATTGGACCGTGCGCACGATCTCTACGAAACTGAAATTGAAACAATGCAACTGCCGTTGGTGAGAGAATTCCGAGTGCCTATCGAATTCGATTTTTCTGGTCCCCAAGAACTGTCCAAACTAAGTGGAAAGTGGCGAACAGCAACACCGGATAACACCTTGGAAATGAGTGCGTTGGGAACATTCTTTGCGGAGAATCTTCATCGTAAATTGAATGTACCAGTAGGTATCTTAATGACTGCGGTTGGCGGAACCCCGATCGAGGCGTGGATGACTGCCGATGATTTAACTGATTATCCAGAGGCGACAGATAAGCTTGAAAAGCTTCAGACAGCTGGCTGGATTGAAGATGTAACGAAGCGAGATGAAAAACGTGTTCAGAAATGGTATGAAAAAGTTGAGAAATTAGAAAAAACACAAGATCCTTATGATCATTGGACGGAACCAGCATTTGACGATAGCGGTTGGGAAAAGATAACGGTTCCCGGTATGTTAAAAGGAACCAGTGTTGGTTCTGAGGCCGGTGCGATTTGGTTTAGACAAAATTTCCAAGTTGAAGACCTGAATCTGTTTGAGCAGAAAGCACGCTTAAATCTCGGTGCACTAATAGATTATGACGAAGTTTGGTTAAATGGTGTTCCAATCGGAAAAACAGAATACCGTTATCCACCACGGAAATATCCAGTTCCCAAAGGTGTCATCCAATTAGGCGAAAATGTACTGGCTGTCAGACTTCTAATCAATGGCGATAATGGCGGCTTTGTCGGTGGGCCTGGAAAAGAGTATTTGCTAGAAGGCGATGGAGAACCCATTAATTTAGCGGGTGTCTGGAAGGCTAAACGTGTTGCAAAGGTGGATGCGTTAGCACAGATTACTTTTATTCAATACGGACCTACTGGCGTCCACAACAGTATGCTCTATCCGTTGAAAGACTACCCAATAGCCGGTTTTCTCTTCTACCAAGGAGAATCAAATACGGGTGCTCCTGAAGTATACGCTGATTTGATGAAGCGGATGGTGGGGCGTTGGCGTCTGCATTGGAATGACCATACGTTGCCATTTCTATATGTCCAACTGACGAACTACTCTGATCCATTGGCACAGGAAGACGATAGAATGTGGGGAGCGTTACGTCTTCAACAAGCAGAAGTCGAAAGAACGGTTCCGAGAACAAATATGACCGTTTCGATTGATATTGGTGAGGCAAACGATTTACATCCGCATAATAAAAAAACGCTAGCGAATCGTATGGCGGCGGATGCTCTACATGAGACTTATAGACAAGAAGAAAAAATAACGAAACCACACTTACAAGATGTGGTACAGAAGCACGATAATGTGGTGCTAACTTTCGATACCGAAATTCAGCAAATGAATGCGAATACGTATATGGAAGTTTTAACGGCGGATGGTGACTGGCAGGAAGTCTCTGTAAAGACCGATAAGACGACGGTCCTGCTCTCACTACCAAACACCACCTCTATCAGAGGCGTCCGTTATGCGTATCTAAATAATCCGGAAAATCCGGCGTTATTTAGTAAAGACGGCTATCCAGTCGGTCCGTTTCTGTGGGAAAAATAA
- a CDS encoding glycoside hydrolase family 43 protein: MIQNPVLKGFNPDPSICRVGEDYYIATSTFEWFPGVQIHHSKDMVNWQLVSHPVNRVSQLNMLGNPDSGGVWAPALTYADGQFWLIYSDVKVVEGNTFKDGANYLVTSETIDGEWSEPIYLNNSGFDPSLFHDEDGRKWLVNMMWDHRSNKHSFYGIVLQEYSVEEQKLVGESKVIYKGTELGLTEAPHLYKMNGYYYLLVAEGGTKFEHASSVSRSKNIDGPYELHPHDPLISSWAHPLLPLQKAGHGSFVETQNGEWYFAHLTGRPLKLDGVKMLESRGYCPLGRETAIQKVYWENDWPYIVGGNKPSVEVEAPDLPEHTFEMNYPVKDEFDSEELNIHFNTLRIPFNEEIGSLTERPGHLRLYGRESLHSLFTQSLVARRWQSFEFVAETKVAFEPESFQQMAGLICYYNTRNWTTANVTWNEEKGRVIDLMACERFETTHPIQGNEIPVPEDVESVYFRVEVDAKHYYFSYSFDGENYERIDVAFDSYKLSDDYIEQAGFFTGAFVGMHCIDISGRRLPADFDYFRYEEK, from the coding sequence ATGATACAAAACCCAGTTCTTAAAGGTTTCAATCCAGATCCAAGTATTTGTAGAGTAGGTGAGGACTACTATATCGCAACCTCTACATTTGAGTGGTTCCCAGGCGTACAAATTCACCATTCGAAAGATATGGTGAACTGGCAACTAGTCAGCCATCCGGTCAACCGTGTAAGCCAACTAAATATGCTTGGAAATCCGGATTCAGGTGGGGTTTGGGCACCGGCATTGACGTATGCAGACGGGCAATTCTGGTTGATTTACTCTGACGTAAAAGTTGTGGAAGGAAATACATTCAAAGATGGGGCAAACTACTTGGTAACGAGTGAGACGATTGATGGCGAGTGGAGCGAACCTATTTATCTAAATAACTCTGGTTTTGACCCATCGTTATTCCACGATGAAGACGGCCGTAAATGGTTAGTTAACATGATGTGGGACCACCGTTCAAATAAACACAGTTTCTACGGAATTGTTCTGCAAGAGTACAGCGTTGAAGAGCAAAAATTAGTGGGTGAAAGTAAAGTTATTTACAAAGGGACAGAACTTGGTTTGACTGAAGCCCCTCACTTGTATAAGATGAATGGTTACTACTACTTGTTAGTTGCAGAAGGTGGAACGAAATTTGAGCACGCATCATCTGTCTCACGCTCAAAAAATATTGATGGACCCTATGAGTTACATCCACATGATCCCTTAATTTCTTCATGGGCACATCCACTATTGCCCCTACAAAAGGCAGGTCATGGTTCCTTCGTTGAAACGCAAAATGGCGAATGGTACTTCGCGCATTTAACAGGTCGTCCACTGAAACTTGATGGCGTCAAGATGTTGGAAAGCCGCGGATATTGTCCATTAGGAAGAGAAACGGCAATTCAAAAAGTTTACTGGGAAAATGACTGGCCATACATTGTGGGCGGAAACAAACCGAGTGTAGAGGTAGAAGCACCTGATTTGCCGGAGCATACCTTTGAAATGAATTACCCGGTGAAAGATGAGTTTGATTCAGAAGAATTGAACATTCACTTTAATACATTGCGTATTCCGTTTAACGAAGAAATTGGTAGTTTGACAGAGCGTCCGGGGCACTTACGTCTATATGGACGTGAATCTTTGCATTCACTCTTTACACAGTCATTGGTTGCCAGAAGATGGCAATCATTTGAGTTTGTTGCAGAAACAAAAGTGGCGTTTGAACCGGAAAGTTTCCAACAAATGGCTGGTTTAATCTGCTACTATAATACACGTAATTGGACAACAGCGAACGTAACCTGGAACGAAGAAAAAGGCCGCGTGATTGATTTGATGGCGTGTGAGCGTTTCGAAACAACACATCCAATCCAAGGAAATGAAATTCCAGTTCCTGAAGATGTGGAATCTGTTTACTTCCGTGTCGAAGTGGATGCAAAACACTACTACTTCTCCTATTCATTTGATGGTGAGAACTATGAGCGTATCGATGTTGCTTTTGACAGCTACAAGCTTTCAGATGACTATATCGAACAAGCAGGATTCTTTACAGGCGCGTTCGTTGGAATGCACTGTATCGATATTTCTGGTAGAAGATTACCAGCAGACTTCGACTACTTCCGTTACGAAGAAAAATAA
- a CDS encoding right-handed parallel beta-helix repeat-containing protein: MNTIYHVAKSGTKTGNGSTENPFLTINQAAQVAVAGDTIFVHEGVYREWVSPVNAGLNHHRRITYQAFPGDKVTIKGSEEIKSWEHIQDGIWKVTLPHSFFGDFNPYKEEVFGDWLQKEDPRRHLGDVYLNGMSFFEAETYEELENAEVRTERPDYWTQETYTYVNPEQTKYMWYAEVSAETTTIFATFYEADPNKESVEINVRKACFSPLKVGIDYITVRGFEICQAASPWTPPTSDQIGMVGPNWSKGWIIEDNILHDAKCSAISIGKEGSTGHNHHSFRADKTGHQYQLEAVFLAHRIGWKKETVGSHVIKNNTIYDCGQNGIVGHLGCVFSTIENNHIYNIASKREFYGHEIGGIKLHAPIDVVIKNNRIHDCSLGIWLDWQTQGTRVHGNVFYRNNRDLFIEVSHGPYVVDHNIFASPVELDNFAQGGAYLHNLFCGPFEIQNVLNRSTPYHFPHSTDVAGFSFVHSGDDRFMNNMFMQTNSKRTVGTAGYDDFTTTFEEYLEVMSKDRTGLWEGQQAIYLDNNAYFNGATAAKHEATSHTWKDFNPNVTLEEEDGRLYLSFELPEDYIAKGDIIETKTLGTARIVAAPFDAPDGSDLIFDTDLNGNKRLEKADIGPFEQLKGGTNRFKIW; the protein is encoded by the coding sequence TTGAATACAATTTATCATGTTGCGAAAAGTGGAACTAAAACTGGAAATGGATCAACCGAGAATCCTTTCTTGACTATTAACCAAGCCGCTCAGGTCGCTGTTGCCGGGGACACAATATTTGTCCATGAGGGTGTTTATCGGGAGTGGGTTTCCCCTGTTAACGCTGGTCTGAATCATCACCGTCGTATTACCTATCAAGCTTTCCCGGGCGATAAAGTTACAATTAAAGGTTCGGAAGAAATCAAGTCTTGGGAACACATCCAGGATGGTATCTGGAAAGTTACCCTTCCCCATTCCTTTTTTGGAGACTTCAACCCTTACAAAGAAGAAGTTTTTGGCGACTGGCTCCAAAAAGAAGATCCGCGCCGTCATCTAGGTGACGTCTATTTAAACGGTATGTCTTTCTTTGAAGCAGAGACGTACGAGGAACTGGAAAATGCCGAGGTACGTACGGAGCGGCCTGACTATTGGACCCAAGAAACCTATACCTATGTCAATCCTGAGCAAACAAAATATATGTGGTATGCAGAAGTGTCAGCGGAAACTACAACCATTTTTGCAACATTTTACGAGGCTGATCCAAACAAGGAAAGTGTTGAAATCAACGTCCGTAAAGCATGTTTTTCACCTTTAAAAGTTGGAATTGATTATATTACTGTTCGTGGCTTTGAAATTTGTCAGGCTGCAAGTCCGTGGACCCCACCCACTTCCGATCAAATTGGAATGGTTGGTCCCAATTGGAGTAAAGGCTGGATTATCGAAGACAATATTTTGCATGATGCCAAATGTAGTGCCATCAGTATTGGTAAGGAAGGCTCTACTGGACATAATCACCACAGTTTCCGTGCTGATAAGACCGGTCACCAATACCAATTAGAAGCTGTTTTCCTCGCTCACCGCATTGGTTGGAAGAAAGAAACGGTTGGTTCACATGTTATTAAGAATAATACGATTTATGATTGCGGGCAAAATGGGATCGTCGGCCACTTGGGTTGTGTGTTCAGTACGATTGAGAACAACCACATTTACAACATCGCTAGCAAACGTGAATTCTACGGTCATGAAATTGGCGGAATTAAACTGCATGCACCGATTGATGTTGTAATTAAAAATAATCGTATTCATGATTGTTCATTGGGAATTTGGCTGGATTGGCAAACACAAGGGACACGTGTACATGGCAACGTCTTTTATCGTAATAATCGCGACTTATTTATTGAAGTAAGCCATGGTCCTTATGTCGTTGATCATAATATCTTTGCTTCTCCTGTTGAGTTGGACAACTTTGCTCAAGGTGGTGCTTATCTCCACAACTTGTTCTGTGGGCCTTTTGAAATTCAAAACGTCCTGAATCGTTCCACACCTTATCACTTCCCGCATAGCACGGATGTGGCAGGCTTCTCCTTTGTCCACAGTGGAGACGATCGCTTTATGAATAATATGTTTATGCAGACAAATTCAAAACGGACAGTTGGAACGGCTGGTTACGATGATTTTACAACAACGTTTGAAGAATACTTGGAAGTCATGAGTAAAGACCGGACTGGACTATGGGAAGGTCAACAAGCAATCTACTTAGATAACAATGCTTACTTCAACGGTGCTACCGCTGCCAAGCACGAAGCTACGAGTCATACATGGAAAGATTTCAATCCAAATGTTACTTTGGAGGAAGAAGATGGTCGTTTGTACCTTTCCTTTGAGTTGCCGGAAGACTACATTGCGAAAGGTGATATTATTGAAACGAAAACACTCGGTACAGCGCGAATCGTGGCTGCACCATTCGATGCACCAGACGGCAGTGATTTAATTTTCGATACCGATTTGAATGGCAATAAACGCCTCGAAAAAGCAGATATCGGACCTTTTGAACAATTGAAAGGTGGAACAAACCGCTTCAAGATTTGGTAA